In Methyloterricola oryzae, the DNA window ACCGTATCGGGCTGATCCTGTTCGGGGACAAGGCCTATCTGCAGGCACCGCTCACCTTCGACCGCAAGACGGTGCACACCCTTTTGGACGAATCCGCCATCGGCCTGGCCGGAGAAAAGACCGCCATCGGCGATGCCATCGGTCTGGCCATCAAGCGCCTGAAGGACAATCCGGACAAGCAGCGGGTGTTGATCCTGCTCAGCGACGGCGCCAATACCGCCGGGGCCGTTTCTCCGCTGCAGGCGGCGGATCTGGCGGCCAAGGAGGGTCTGAAGATCTACACCATCGGGGTGGGGGCGGACGAGATGGTGGTGCGGGACTTTTTCGGCACGCGCAAGGTCAACCCATCCGAGGACCTGGACGAGGACACCATGACAGCGCTGGCGAGCAAGACCGGCGGGCGTTATTTCCGTGCCCGCGACACCGCCGAACTGGCGGAGATCTACAACCTGCTGGACACCCTGGAGCCGGTGGAGCGCGACCGGCGCTATTTCCGCCCGCACATCGAATTGTTTCCCTGGCCCCTGGGGTGCGCGCTGATGCTGGCCGCGGCCCTCAGCCTGGCGCGAGTCCGCGGGGCGGAGCGGGCGTGAGCGAATTCCATTTTCTCAGGCCTTTGTGGCTGCTGGCCTTGCTGCCCCATGCCTTGCTGTGCTGGCGGATGCTGCGGCGCGGCGGGCGGGCCGGCGCCTGGGAAAACCTGATCGAGCCAGCGCTGCTGCCCCATATCCTGGTGCATCATCGGGTCGGCAGGCGCGGTCGATTCGTCCCTGTGGTCTACGCACTGGGCGGCTTGCTGGGCATCGTTGCCCTGGCCGGGCCGGTATGGGAGCGATTGCCGGCACCCGTCTTCCGCGACGATGCGGCCCTGGTCATCGCCCTGGACCTGTCCCGCACCATGGATGCGGCGGACATCAAGCCCAGCCGCCTGGAGCGCGCGCGCTTCAAGGTGGCCGACATCCTGGCGCAGCGCAAGGACGGGCTGTTCGCCCTGCTGGTTTACTCGGGGGGCGCCTTTACGGTCACCCCGCTCACGGACGATGCCCACACCATCAAGGCGCAGTTGTCCGCCTTGAGTTCGGCCTTGATGCCGGCGCAGGGCAGCCGCGCCGACCTGGCCCTGGATCTCGCCGAACGGCTGCTCAAGCAATCCGGCCTGACCCACGGGGATGTGTTGCTGATCACCAGCGGGGTCAATCTGACCCGGGCCGAGCCCGCGGCGGAACGCCTGGCCGGAGAGGGCTACCGCGTGTCGGTGCTGGGCGCGGGAGGGCTGGAAGGCGCGCCCGTCCCACTGCCCCAGGGCGGGTTCCTGGAAGACACCCAGGGCAATATCATCGTATCCAAGCTGGCCGCTCCCGCGCTGCAGCAGCTGGCCCGGAGCGGACGCGGGTTCTACGAGACCATGACGGCGGAAAACTCGGATATCGCCCAATTGCTGGCCTTCATGTCTCGCAGCGGGAGAGGGGCAGAAGGCGCGGAAGGCCAGACCAAAATGGATCTGTGGGAAGAGCGCGGCCCCTGGCTGCTGCTGCCGCTGCTGCCGCTGGCGGCCCTGGCCTTCCGGCGCGGCTATCTGGCCCTGCTGCTGTGCCTGCTGCCGATGCCGGACCCGGCGCATGCCTTGGAATGGCAGGACCTGTGGCGCACGCCGGACCAGCAGGCGCGGCAGAACTTTGAGGCGGGGGACGCCGCCAAGGCGGCGGAGACCTTTCAGCGCCCTGACTGGAAGGCCGCCGCCCAGTACAAGGCCGGCCAGTTCAAGGAGTCGGTCGCCACCCTGGATGGGCAGTCGGGCGCTCTAGCGCAGTACAACCTGGGCAATGCCCTGGCTCGCCAGGGGCGCTACCCGGAGGCCATCCAGGCCTATGACCGGGCCCTGGCGCAGAATCCCGGCGACGAGGACGCCCGCTATAACAAGGAACTGGTGGAAAAGGCCTTGCAGGAGCAGAAGAAGCAGCAACAGCAGGACCAGAAAGGGCAGGGCAAGGATAAGTCCGACGAAAAGCAGGACGGCAAGGACCAGAAGGATCAGCATTCGCAGCAGGATTCCTCCGAAGAGTCCCAGTCCGGCGACGAGGGCAAGGATCAGAAGCAGCCGGACCCGTCCCAGGAACAGAATGGCAAGGAAAACGAGGGACAGCAGGGGCAGCAGGGGCAGCAGCCGGAACAAGGCAATAAGGAGCGGGAATCCGACCAGCCCCAGACCGGCCAGGGGAAGGAGCAGGACAAGGCCGAACTCCAGGAGCCTGAAAGCCGAGGCGAGTCCAACTCGCGTCCCAATGAGGAGCAGCAGGCCAGCGAACAGTGGCTGCGGCGCATTCCCGATGACCCGGGCGGCCTGTTGAAGCGCAAGTTCTATTACCAGTATCAGCAGCGGCAAGGCCAAGGCAGGGGCCG includes these proteins:
- a CDS encoding vWA domain-containing protein, with translation MIQFAWPWLFLLLPLPWLARRLLPPADLGMSSALRAPFLDELDRLPRTAQTLRVDRRHVLWAAALAWLLLVAASARPQWLGEPIEQTVSGRDLMLAVDLSGSMEITDFLLQGRQVDRLTATKAVAGQFIERRVGDRIGLILFGDKAYLQAPLTFDRKTVHTLLDESAIGLAGEKTAIGDAIGLAIKRLKDNPDKQRVLILLSDGANTAGAVSPLQAADLAAKEGLKIYTIGVGADEMVVRDFFGTRKVNPSEDLDEDTMTALASKTGGRYFRARDTAELAEIYNLLDTLEPVERDRRYFRPHIELFPWPLGCALMLAAALSLARVRGAERA
- a CDS encoding VWA domain-containing protein — protein: MSEFHFLRPLWLLALLPHALLCWRMLRRGGRAGAWENLIEPALLPHILVHHRVGRRGRFVPVVYALGGLLGIVALAGPVWERLPAPVFRDDAALVIALDLSRTMDAADIKPSRLERARFKVADILAQRKDGLFALLVYSGGAFTVTPLTDDAHTIKAQLSALSSALMPAQGSRADLALDLAERLLKQSGLTHGDVLLITSGVNLTRAEPAAERLAGEGYRVSVLGAGGLEGAPVPLPQGGFLEDTQGNIIVSKLAAPALQQLARSGRGFYETMTAENSDIAQLLAFMSRSGRGAEGAEGQTKMDLWEERGPWLLLPLLPLAALAFRRGYLALLLCLLPMPDPAHALEWQDLWRTPDQQARQNFEAGDAAKAAETFQRPDWKAAAQYKAGQFKESVATLDGQSGALAQYNLGNALARQGRYPEAIQAYDRALAQNPGDEDARYNKELVEKALQEQKKQQQQDQKGQGKDKSDEKQDGKDQKDQHSQQDSSEESQSGDEGKDQKQPDPSQEQNGKENEGQQGQQGQQPEQGNKERESDQPQTGQGKEQDKAELQEPESRGESNSRPNEEQQASEQWLRRIPDDPGGLLKRKFYYQYQQRQGQGRGRQP